A genomic window from Diospyros lotus cultivar Yz01 chromosome 2, ASM1463336v1, whole genome shotgun sequence includes:
- the LOC127795982 gene encoding LRR receptor-like serine/threonine-protein kinase GSO1, which translates to MKMKMMMMMMFFLSVLIIISAAAAVDVVSTEDSSSSSSSSSEYSSSSEYSWLLRIKSSALVDPTGVLNNWSPRRRDVCSWNGLTCSRDDDQTHVVALNLSSSRLSGLISPLLSRLTSLQTLDLSMNSLSGSIPRELGQLQSLRKLLLFSNFLSGGIPAELGLLKNLQVLRIGDNMLTGQLPPHIGQLGELRVLGLAYCQLNGSIPVQIGHLRRLKSLDLQNNSLGGAIPEAISHCTELENFAASKNMLVGEIPASLGKLQSLQVLNLANNSLSGLIPTQLGDLSNLRYLNLLGNRLSGEIPSELNRLSQLESLDLSGNNLSGTIGLQLKNLEVLVLRNNLLTGTVPSNLCTAANSNLRQLFLAQNKLSGKFPLDLLNCSSLQELDLSDNNFEGELPSGIDKLESLTDLLLNNNSFSGTLPPEIGNLSNLVSFYLFDNLITGELPVEIGKLQRLSVLYLYDNHISGTIPMALTNCSSLTEIDFFGNHFSGPIPPAIGKLKQLVFLQLRQNDLSGPIPPSLGYCRKLQTLVLADNKLSGSLPPTFRFLSELSLISLYNNSFDGPIPPTLSLLKNLTIINLSHNRFTGSIFPLTGSRNLTLLDLTNNSFSGSIPYSALSISKDLARLRLAHNLLSGGINSKFGQLTELNFLDLSFNNLTGELAPELSNCKKLGHLLLSDNQLSGTIPPWLGTLQELGEFDISSNNFHGKVPAELGNCSRLLKLSLHSNKLSGEIPSEIGDLTSLNVLSLHRNNFSGSIPPTIQQCQKLFELRLSENRLTGSIPSELGSLTELQVILDLSRNFLSGEIPASLGSLVKLERLNLSFNQLQGQVPASLGKLKSLHMLNLSNNHLQGQIPETFSGFPLSSFLNNDRRLCGPPLAATPMCMQSSTTEQKEIEKSLSNTAAVGIVVAIVFTSTLICLLLLYIMLRIWCNWRRVSISISSSDAGLEHNKLQEENWVVYGELETSRNNNSNIDHDHWNSMALIPSTH; encoded by the coding sequence atgaagatgaagatgatgatgatgatgatgttctTCTTGTCAGTGCTTATTATAATAAGTGCTGCTGCAGCTGTTGATGTTGTTAGTACAGAagactcctcctcctcctcctcctcctcctcagaGTACTCCTCCTCCTCAGAGTACTCCTGGCTCTTGAGGATAAAATCATCGGCACTCGTAGATCCCACAGGAGTTCTCAACAATTGGTCTCCTAGAAGAAGAGATGTGTGTAGCTGGAACGGATTGACATGTTCTCGTGATGATGATCAAACCCATGTTGTGGCCCTCAATCTTTCTTCTTCCCGACTTTCGGGTCTCATCTCTCCTCTTCTCTCTCGCCTCACTTCACTTCAAACGCTTGATCTGTCCATGAATTCCCTTTCTGGTTCCATTCCCCGTGAGCTCGGCCAGCTTCAGAGTCTAAGGAAACTGCTacttttctcaaattttctctctGGTGGGATTCCCGCAGAGCTTGGCCTTTTGAAGAACTTGCAGGTTCTTAGAATAGGGGATAACATGTTAACTGGCCAACTTCCCCCACACATTGGTCAGTTGGGAGAGCTGAGAGTTCTTGGTCTTGCATATTGCCAATTAAATGGAAGCATTCCAGTTCAAATTGGACATTTGAGGCGCCTAAAATCTCTCGATTTGCAGAACAACAGCCTTGGTGGAGCCATACCAGAAGCCATCAGTCATTGCACAGAACTCGAGAACTTTGCAGCATCTAAGAACATGCTTGTAGGAGAAATACCCGCTTCCCTGGGAAAGCTTCAGTCGCTGCAAGTCCTGAATTTAGCCAACAACAGCCTCTCTGGCTTGATCCCAACCCAGTTGGGGGACCTCTCCAACTTGAGGTACCTCAACTTGCTTGGAAATCGATTGAGTGGAGAAATCCCTTCAGAGCTTAACCGATTGTCTCAGCTTGAGAGCCTCGACTTGTCGGGAAATAACTTGTCAGGCACCATTGGCCTCCAGCTGAAGAATCTTGAGGTTCTTGTTCTGAGGAATAATTTGTTGACAGGAACCGTTCCAAGCAACCTCTGCACTGCAGCAAATTCAAACTTGAGGCAACTTTTTCTGGCTCAAAATAAGCTCTCTGGCAAATTCCCCTTGGATTTACTCAACTGTTCATCTCTTCAAGAATTGGACCTTTCTGATAACAACTTTGAAGGAGAGCTACCGTCTGGCATCGACAAACTAGAGAGTCTCACAGATCTCTTACTCAACAACAACAGCTTTTCTGGAACTCTGCCTCCTGAAATTGGGAATTTGAGTAACTTGGTTAGCTTTTATCTCTTTGACAACTTGATCACAGGTGAACTTCCAGTTGAAATTGGGAAACTGCAGAGGCTGAGTGTTCTTTATCTCTACGATAATCACATATCTGGAACCATACCAATGGCACTAACAAACTGTTCAAGCTTAACGGAGATTGATTTCTTCGGAAACCATTTCTCAGGGCCCATTCCTCCAGCAATTGGGAAGCTGAAGCAGCTAGTTTTCCTTCAACTCAGGCAGAATGATTTATCGGGTCCAATCCCGCCAAGCTTGGGCTACTGCAGGAAGCTTCAGACACTGGTTTTGGCTGACAACAAGCTCTCGGGATCACTGCCACCGACATTTAGATTCCTCTCGGAGctttccctcatttctctttacAACAACTCATTTGATGGTCCCATCCCTCCAACTCTCTCCCTTCTGAAGAACCTCACAATCATTAACTTGTCTCACAACCGGTTTACTGGAAGCATCTTTCCTCTCACCGGTTCGAGGAACCTGACACTACTAGACTTGACAAACAACAGCTTCTCGGGTTCTATTCCTTATTCTGCCTTATCCATTTCGAAAGATCTAGCCCGTCTTCGCCTGGCACATAATCTTCTTTCTGGAGGAATCAACTCAAAATTTGGCCAACTCACAGAGCTCAACTTTCTTGATTTGTCCTTCAACAATTTGACAGGAGAGTTGGCACCTGAGCTCTCAAACTGCAAGAAACTAGGCCACCTCCTACTCAGCGACAACCAATTGTCAGGCACAATTCCGCCATGGTTAGGAACCTTGCAAGAACTCGGCGAGTTTGATATTTCATCAAACAATTTTCATGGCAAGGTACCTGCAGAACTTGGCAACTGTTCAAGATTGCTTAAGCTCTCTCTCCACAGCAACAAACTGTCGGGCGAAATCCCATCTGAGATAGGAGATCTCACTTCTCTGAATGTCCTAAGCCTGCATAGGAACAACTTTTCGGGGTCCATTCCACCGACAATTCAACAGTGCCAGAAGCTCTTCGAGCTAAGGCTGTCTGAAAACCGGCTAACTGGTTCGATCCCGTCGGAACTAGGATCCCTGACAGAATTGCAAGTGATCTTAGACCTGAGTAGAAATTTCCTGTCAGGGGAAATTCCGGCTTCCCTTGGGAGCCTTGTCAAGTTAGAGAGATTGAACCTGTCATTCAATCAGCTGCAAGGGCAAGTGCCAGCATCTCTTGGGAAGCTGAAGAGCCTCCACATGCTTAACCTGTCCAATAATCATCTCCAAGGCCAAATTCCTGAAACCTTTTCGGGATTCCCACTCAGCTCCTTCTTGAACAATGACAGGCGGCTATGCGGCCCACCATTAGCAGCAACGCCAATGTGCATGCAGTCATCAACAACGGAACAGAAGGAGATCGAAAAGTCACTATCCAACACTGCTGCTGTGGGGATTGTTGTGGCCATTGTGTTCACTTCTACACTGATCTGCTTGCTCTTGCTTTATATCATGCTAAGAATATGGTGCAACTGGAGAAGGGTTTCGATTTCCATTTCGAGCTCTGACGCTGGCCTTGAACACAATAAACTACAAGAGGAGAACTGGGTGGTATATGGAGAGCTGGAAACGAGTAggaataataatagtaatattgATCATGACCACTGGAACTCCATGGCACTTATTCCTTCAACACACTAA